In Nisaea acidiphila, the DNA window GCTATTACATCGAGAAATGCGGCGGCGGCAATCCGGAGACCGCCGACATCCGCTTCACCGAGGACGACAAGATCGAGATCTATATCGGCAACCAGTCGAACGGGCAGGGGCACGAGACCGCCTATGCCCAGGTGCTGGGCGACGTGCTCGGCATCGACGGCGAGCGAATCAAAATCGTCCAGGGCGACACAGACCGGACGCCTCCGGGTCTGACCGGCGGCTCCCGCGCGCTTCCCGTCGGCGGCGTCGCGGTGCTGCTCGGCGGCCGTGAGATCGTCGAGAAAGGCAAGAAGGTCGCCGGCCGGGTGATGGAAGCGGCAATCGAGGATATCGAGTTCGCCGACGGCACCTTCACCGTCGCCGGGACCGATAAGACCATGTCGCTCTTCGACGTGAACCGCGCGGCGGAGGGGGAGGAAGAGGCACTCGACACGGTGCATCAGCGCACCCCGGAAGCGGCGACTTTCCCGAACGGCTGCCATGTCTGCGAACTGGAGATTGACCCGGATACCGGAATCGTCGAGATCCAGAAATACACCGTGGTCGACGATTTCGGCTCGGTCATCAATCCGAACATGCTGGCCGGTCAGGTGCATGGCGGCGTCGGCCAGGGCCTCGGCCAGGCGCTCTACGAGCGGACAGTCTATGACGAGGAGAGCGGCCAGCTCGTGACCGGCTCCTATATGGACTACCACCTGCCGCGCGCGGACCAGGTGCCGTGGATCGACTTCACCACCCACAATGTCTGGTGCAAGACCAACCCGCTCGGCATCAAGGGATCCGGTGAGGCGGGGGCCATCGGTGCCCCGCCGGCGGCGATCAGCGCCGTCTGCGACGCGCTCGGCGTGGTCAATATCGATATGCCGGCGACGCCGGAGAAAATCTGGGCCGTTGCCAACGAGGGCCGGCTCGCGGCGGCCGAATAAGACCAATTCTGAAAAGACGGTTGCGGAAACGCAGCCGTCTTTTTTGTATGCAGGTTCTAGAATTCAGAGGGGGAAATGCCATGACGGCACCGATCGAATGCTACACGTGGAAGACGTCGAACGGCCGCAAGATCACGATCATGCTGGAAGAGTGCGGGATTCCGTACAACCTGCATCCGATCAATATCGGCGAGGATGACCAGTTCACGCCGGAATATATCGCCATCAATCCGAACTCGAAGATCCCGGCGATCGTCGATCCGGACGGCCCGGACGGGAAGCCCTACACGGTCATCGAGTCGGGCGCGATCCTGATGTATCTCGCCGAGAAGACCGGCAAGTTCATGCCGTCCGAGATGGGCAAGCGCTACGAGGTTATCCAGTGGCTGATGTTCCAGATGGGCGGCATCGGCCCGATCTTCGGCCAGGTGCATCACTTCAAGCGCGCCGCCAAGGAGAAGGTGCCCTACGGCATCGAGCGCTACGGCAAGGAATGCCTGCGGCTCTACGGCGTGCTGAACAGCCGTCTCGAGGGGCGGGACTATCTCGCCAATGACGAGGTCTCCATCGCCGACTTCGCGACCCTGCCCTGGGTGTTCCGCCACGACTGGCAGGAAGTGGATCTCGCCCAGTTTCCGAACGTGAAGCGCTGGTACGACGGCATGATGGCGCGTCCGGCCCTGCAGCGGGGTATGGAGCTGCCCTGACGTCTCCCGTTCGCCTTGTGTGAAACGGCACTAAAACGGTCCGGTCCGGCGGTTTCATCCACCGCCGGACCCTCCTATAGTGCCGCCGGCTTTGAGAGGGCCATTTCTACATAAGAGAGCGAAGGAGACAGCCATGACCATCCGGCTTGGCGACACTGCACCCGATTTCACCCAGGACTCCACCGAAGGCAAGATCAACTTCTACGATTATGCCGGCGACAATTGGGTGATCCTGTTTTCGCATCCGAAGGACTTCACCCCGGTCTGCACCACCGAGCTCGGCTACATGGCCGGTCTGAAGCCGGAA includes these proteins:
- a CDS encoding glutathione S-transferase family protein, which produces MTAPIECYTWKTSNGRKITIMLEECGIPYNLHPINIGEDDQFTPEYIAINPNSKIPAIVDPDGPDGKPYTVIESGAILMYLAEKTGKFMPSEMGKRYEVIQWLMFQMGGIGPIFGQVHHFKRAAKEKVPYGIERYGKECLRLYGVLNSRLEGRDYLANDEVSIADFATLPWVFRHDWQEVDLAQFPNVKRWYDGMMARPALQRGMELP